A single region of the Polyodon spathula isolate WHYD16114869_AA chromosome 12, ASM1765450v1, whole genome shotgun sequence genome encodes:
- the LOC121324394 gene encoding proto-oncogene c-Fos-like, with translation MFQNFTECDSSRCSTASPGGDSLPYYQHSPSDSVSSMVSPMNTHQDFCTDIGISSSPFVPTASTISTSQNVQWMVQPTLITSTPPVQSRAHPYKVPSSKIAGARGQSIGRRGKIEQLSPEDEEKKRIRRERNKMAAAKCRNRRKELTDTLQAETDNLEDDKAALQTEIANLLKEKEKLELILAAHQPACKMTEDIDALFHEPAGFPQMATADEDSKVQSSTLSDSTLQDLEMSIFSTTPISGNSNLLLCSSAEVSVSDLEPSLDLKEEPLDELLPTTETSTVETARSVPDLDLSSSFGVADWETLYKSVSNDLEPLSTPTVTSTPMCTTYLSAFAFTYPDLDSFPDCGENPKGGINKTDPALNILNSPTLLAL, from the exons ATGTTTCAGAACTTTACCGAGTGCGATTCTTCACGATGCAGCACCGCATCACCTGGCGGAGACAGCCTACCGTACTATCAACATTCTCCGTCTGATTCTGTCAGCAGCATGGTCTCGCCCATGAATACCCATCAG gATTTTTGCACGGATATTGGTATCTCCAGTTCTCCGTTTGTTCCCACTGCTAGTACAATTTCAACCAGTCAAAACGTGCAGTGGATGGTCCAGCCTACCCTCATCACCTCCACTCCCCCTGTTCAGAGCAGAGCACACCCCTATAAGGTCCCAAGTTCCAAAATTGCTGGAGCCAGAGGGCAAAGCATTGGAAGAAGGGGGAAAATCGAACAG cTTTCTCCGGAGGACGAAGAGAAAAAAAGGATCAGGAGGGAGAGGAATAAAATGGCTGCAGCAAAATGCCGCAACAGAAGGAAAGAACTCACTGATACCCTGCAAGCT GAAACTGATAATCTGGAAGATGACAAGGCTGCCCTGCAAACTGAAATTGCCAACCTTCTAAAAGAGAAGGAAAAGCTGGAGTTAATCCTGGCTGCTCATCAGCCTGCCTGCAAGATGACAGAAGATATAGATGCTCTCTTCCATGAGCCTGCAGGCTTCCCTCAGATGGCCACTGCAGATGAAGATTCCAAAGTCCAAAGCAGCACTCTAAGTGATTCTACTCTCCAAGACCTGGAGATGTCAATCTTTTCAACAACACCCATTTCAGGGAATTCAAACCTCTTGCTTTGCTCCAGTGCTGAAGTAAGTGTTTCAGATCTAGAGCCTTCCTTGGATTTAAAAGAGGAACCCCTAGATGAGCTTCTTCCGACCACAGAGACAAGCACCGTGGAGACCGCCAGATCGGTTCCAGACTTAGACTTGTCTAGTTCCTTTGGAGTTGCAGACTGGGAAACCCTCTACAAATCAGTGTCCAATGATCTGGAGCCCCTCAGCACCCCAACTGTAACTTCCACCCCCATGTGCACCACATATTTGTCTGCCTTTGCATTTACCTATCCAGATTTAGATTCTTTCCCTGACTGCGGAGAGAATCCTAAAGGAGGGATCAACAAGACTGACCCTGCATTAAATATTCTCAATTCTCCAACTTTGTTGGCTTTATAA
- the LOC121324393 gene encoding proto-oncogene c-Fos-like isoform X1 produces MMYQGFGAEYDSSSRCSSASPAGNNLPYYSPPDSYSSIGSPANKMQDFSDMSVSSASFIPTVTAISTSPDLQWMVQPTTLTSSVAPSHNRAHPYGVPGSSRQYSRAGTVRSSGSRGHSTGRKGKIEQLSPEEEEKRMVRRERNKMAAAKCRNRRRELTDTLQAETDSLEDDKSALQTEIASLMKEKEKLEFILAAHKPACKIPEDLDTFFSESSVSLQLSSICSAPSSQIQNTISGSFTSNEHVATSSSSLFTSSVSTASSSTVKMSDLDSSLVLKEEPFDLFASLKKTPMETARSVPEMDLSSSFYAADWEPLYTSVASDLEPLCTPVVTCTPSCSTYTSSFVFTYPEAESTPNCVEAHRRGSSSNGQSSDSLSSPTLLTL; encoded by the exons ATGATGTACCAGGGCTTCGGCGCAGAATATGATTCTTCATCCCGCTGCAGTAGCGCCTCTCCGGCCGGTAACAACCTTCCGTATTATTCACCTCCTGATTCATATTCCAGCATAGGATCTCCTGCAAATAAAATGCAG GACTTCTCCGACATGTCTGTTTCAAGCGCCTCATTCATCCCAACTGTCACTGCGATCTCCACTAGCCCAGATCTGCAGTGGATGGTCCAGCCTACGACCCTCACCTCCTCAGTGGCTCCATCACACAACAGAGCACACCCTTATGGAGTTCCAGGTTCAAGCAGACAGTACTCCAGAGCAGGGACTGTCAGATCTTCAGGAAGCCGGGGACACAGCACTGGCAGAAAAGGGAAAATTGAACag CTTTCCCCTGAGGAAGAGGAGAAAAGGATGGTCCGTAGGGAGAGGAATAAAATGGCAGCAGCAAAATGCCGCAACAGACGGAGGGAACTCACTGATACCCTGCAAGCT GAAACTGATAGCTTGGAGGATGACAAGTCCGCTTTGCAGACTGAAATTGCCAGCCtcatgaaagaaaaagaaaaactggagTTCATTCTGGCAGCCCACAAACCTGCCTGCAAAATCCCTGAAGATTTGGACACCTTCTTCTCTGAGTCTAGTGTTTCTCTACAGCTGAGCAGTATTTGCAGTGCTCCCAGTTCTCAGATCCAAAACACAATTTCTGGGTCCTTCACCTCTAATGAGCATGTGGCTACCTCTTCCTCCAGCTTGTTCACCAGCTCTGTTTCAACAGCTTCCTCTTCCACAGTGAAGATGTCAGATTTAGACAGTTCCTTGGTCTTAAAAGAAGAGCCGTTTGATCTGTTTGCATCATTGAAAAAGACACCCATGGAAACGGCCAGATCTGTTCCAGAGATGGATTTATCCAGTTCCTTCTATGCAGCAGACTGGGAACCTCTCTACACATCTGTAGCATCTGACCTGGAGCCTCTGTGCACCCCAGTTGTGACCTGCACCCCATCTTGTTCCACATATACGTCTTCCTTTGTGTTCACCTACCCAGAAGCTGAATCCACCCCTAATTGTGTGGAGGCACACAGGAGAGGCAGTAGCAGCAATGGCCAGTCCTCAGACTCTCTGAGCTCTCCAACACTGCTAACCTTGTAA
- the LOC121324393 gene encoding proto-oncogene c-Fos-like isoform X2 — translation MILHPAAVAPLRPDFSDMSVSSASFIPTVTAISTSPDLQWMVQPTTLTSSVAPSHNRAHPYGVPGSSRQYSRAGTVRSSGSRGHSTGRKGKIEQLSPEEEEKRMVRRERNKMAAAKCRNRRRELTDTLQAETDSLEDDKSALQTEIASLMKEKEKLEFILAAHKPACKIPEDLDTFFSESSVSLQLSSICSAPSSQIQNTISGSFTSNEHVATSSSSLFTSSVSTASSSTVKMSDLDSSLVLKEEPFDLFASLKKTPMETARSVPEMDLSSSFYAADWEPLYTSVASDLEPLCTPVVTCTPSCSTYTSSFVFTYPEAESTPNCVEAHRRGSSSNGQSSDSLSSPTLLTL, via the exons ATGATTCTTCATCCCGCTGCAGTAGCGCCTCTCCGGCCG GACTTCTCCGACATGTCTGTTTCAAGCGCCTCATTCATCCCAACTGTCACTGCGATCTCCACTAGCCCAGATCTGCAGTGGATGGTCCAGCCTACGACCCTCACCTCCTCAGTGGCTCCATCACACAACAGAGCACACCCTTATGGAGTTCCAGGTTCAAGCAGACAGTACTCCAGAGCAGGGACTGTCAGATCTTCAGGAAGCCGGGGACACAGCACTGGCAGAAAAGGGAAAATTGAACag CTTTCCCCTGAGGAAGAGGAGAAAAGGATGGTCCGTAGGGAGAGGAATAAAATGGCAGCAGCAAAATGCCGCAACAGACGGAGGGAACTCACTGATACCCTGCAAGCT GAAACTGATAGCTTGGAGGATGACAAGTCCGCTTTGCAGACTGAAATTGCCAGCCtcatgaaagaaaaagaaaaactggagTTCATTCTGGCAGCCCACAAACCTGCCTGCAAAATCCCTGAAGATTTGGACACCTTCTTCTCTGAGTCTAGTGTTTCTCTACAGCTGAGCAGTATTTGCAGTGCTCCCAGTTCTCAGATCCAAAACACAATTTCTGGGTCCTTCACCTCTAATGAGCATGTGGCTACCTCTTCCTCCAGCTTGTTCACCAGCTCTGTTTCAACAGCTTCCTCTTCCACAGTGAAGATGTCAGATTTAGACAGTTCCTTGGTCTTAAAAGAAGAGCCGTTTGATCTGTTTGCATCATTGAAAAAGACACCCATGGAAACGGCCAGATCTGTTCCAGAGATGGATTTATCCAGTTCCTTCTATGCAGCAGACTGGGAACCTCTCTACACATCTGTAGCATCTGACCTGGAGCCTCTGTGCACCCCAGTTGTGACCTGCACCCCATCTTGTTCCACATATACGTCTTCCTTTGTGTTCACCTACCCAGAAGCTGAATCCACCCCTAATTGTGTGGAGGCACACAGGAGAGGCAGTAGCAGCAATGGCCAGTCCTCAGACTCTCTGAGCTCTCCAACACTGCTAACCTTGTAA